Proteins encoded by one window of Streptomyces uncialis:
- a CDS encoding ROK family transcriptional regulator, which produces MNGKAAPRTVGDGSTRTRLERGRGALGPALALVHTGRAPTRAVLTAELGVTRATAGAVAAELEALGLIRVDSHPSAATGSQGRPSHRLHLAEDGPVVLAGQIHADGLRVALVGLGGRIVATASRRAAVDADPAGALGTVVAAGAELLAATPRRCVGAGLAVPSAMTEPEGAALNPLHLAWPPGSPVREVFADQVRAAGITGPARAGNDVNLTALAEHRHGAGRGARDLLCVATGHTGVGGALVLDGKLHTGSSGLALEVGHLPVRPEGGHRCYCGGRGCLDVETDPHAFLTAAGRDPGPGTSVLQQARDLIRDAYDEPAIRIATELLIDRLGLGLAQLVNILNPDRIILGGLHKALLEADPERLRAVVADRSLWGRSGGVPILPCVLDHNSLVGAAELAWQPVLDDPLRIAP; this is translated from the coding sequence ATGAACGGCAAGGCGGCACCGAGGACGGTGGGGGACGGGTCCACGCGTACCCGGCTGGAACGCGGACGCGGCGCGCTGGGGCCCGCGTTGGCACTGGTGCACACGGGACGGGCACCCACCCGGGCCGTCCTCACCGCGGAACTGGGCGTCACCCGGGCCACCGCCGGGGCGGTCGCCGCCGAGCTGGAGGCCCTCGGACTCATCCGGGTCGACTCCCACCCCAGCGCCGCCACCGGTTCCCAGGGCCGCCCCTCGCACCGGCTGCACCTCGCCGAGGACGGCCCCGTCGTGCTCGCCGGACAGATCCACGCCGACGGACTGCGGGTCGCACTCGTCGGCCTCGGCGGCCGGATCGTCGCCACCGCGTCCCGGCGCGCGGCCGTCGACGCCGACCCGGCCGGTGCCCTCGGGACCGTCGTCGCCGCCGGCGCGGAACTCCTGGCCGCCACCCCGCGCCGCTGTGTGGGCGCGGGACTCGCCGTCCCGTCCGCCATGACCGAACCCGAGGGCGCCGCCCTCAACCCGCTGCATCTGGCCTGGCCACCGGGCTCCCCGGTCCGCGAGGTGTTCGCCGACCAGGTGCGCGCCGCCGGGATCACGGGCCCCGCGCGCGCGGGCAACGACGTCAACCTCACCGCCCTCGCCGAGCACCGGCACGGCGCGGGTCGGGGCGCCCGCGACCTGCTGTGCGTGGCCACCGGACACACGGGTGTCGGCGGCGCGCTCGTGCTGGACGGGAAGCTGCACACCGGGAGTTCCGGGCTCGCCCTGGAGGTCGGTCATCTCCCGGTCCGCCCGGAAGGCGGGCACCGGTGCTATTGCGGCGGCCGGGGCTGCCTGGACGTCGAGACCGACCCCCACGCCTTCCTCACCGCGGCGGGCCGCGACCCGGGCCCCGGGACGTCCGTCCTCCAGCAGGCCCGGGACCTCATCCGCGACGCGTACGACGAGCCCGCGATCCGGATCGCCACCGAACTGCTCATCGACCGGCTCGGGCTGGGGCTCGCCCAGCTGGTCAACATCCTCAACCCGGACCGGATCATCCTCGGCGGGCTCCACAAGGCGCTCCTCGAAGCGGACCCCGAACGGCTGCGGGCCGTGGTCGCGGACCGTAGTCTGTGGGGCCGCAGCGGGGGTGTGCCGATCCTGCCGTGCGTCCTGGACCACAACAGCCTTGTCGGCGCGGCCGAGCTGGCGTGGCAGCCGGTCCTGGACGACCCGCTGCGCATCGCCCCCTGA
- a CDS encoding SRPBCC family protein, whose amino-acid sequence MTHSLSPVGLDFASTAPVRLVFAREIPAAPDAVFQALARQVEDWPLWFGAVTEARSADGGKRRVVRLRGGGRFEETVIAVDAPAQYAYRVDRTNVPGARGLLEEWLLTPTPDGTRVQWTFAADGTAVFRFALRRARSGLGSSFREAMESLAERLEPTES is encoded by the coding sequence ATGACACACAGTCTGAGCCCGGTGGGGCTCGACTTCGCCAGTACCGCCCCGGTGCGGCTGGTGTTCGCCCGGGAGATCCCGGCCGCTCCGGACGCGGTGTTCCAGGCTCTCGCGAGACAGGTGGAGGACTGGCCGCTGTGGTTCGGGGCCGTGACCGAGGCCCGGTCGGCGGACGGCGGCAAGCGGCGGGTGGTGCGGCTGCGGGGCGGGGGCCGGTTCGAGGAGACGGTGATCGCGGTGGACGCGCCCGCGCAGTACGCCTACCGGGTCGACCGCACCAACGTCCCTGGCGCGCGGGGGCTGTTGGAGGAGTGGCTGCTGACGCCGACCCCGGACGGTACCCGGGTGCAGTGGACCTTCGCGGCGGACGGCACGGCGGTGTTCCGGTTCGCGTTACGGCGGGCCCGTTCGGGGCTCGGCAGCTCGTTCCGTGAAGCGATGGAGTCGCTGGCGGAGCGACTGGAACCGACGGAGAGCTGA
- a CDS encoding DeoR/GlpR family DNA-binding transcription regulator, giving the protein MSENQNLLAEQRRALIVDEVRRRGGVRVNELTRKLGVSDMTVRRDLDALARQGVLEKVHGGAVPVVEASTHEPGFEAKSALELTAKEDIARAAAALVVPGTAIAMSGGTTTYALAQRLLAVPELTVVTNSVRVADVFHVAQRGAGRTGSSTVVLTGGVRTPSDSLVGPVADQAIAALHFDVLFLGVHGISAEAGLSTPNLAEAETNRRLVRSARRVVVVADHTKWGTVGLSSFASLDQVDTLVTDTGLPAEARAEVTERLRRLIVAGEDAEGGADIREAAH; this is encoded by the coding sequence GTGAGTGAGAACCAGAACCTCCTCGCGGAGCAGCGCCGCGCCCTGATCGTGGACGAGGTGCGCCGCCGCGGTGGTGTCCGGGTCAACGAACTCACGCGCAAGCTCGGGGTGTCGGACATGACGGTGCGCCGCGATCTGGACGCCCTCGCCCGGCAGGGCGTGCTGGAGAAGGTGCACGGCGGCGCGGTCCCGGTGGTCGAGGCGAGTACGCACGAGCCGGGGTTCGAGGCGAAGTCCGCGCTGGAGCTGACCGCCAAGGAGGACATCGCGCGGGCCGCGGCGGCGCTGGTCGTACCGGGCACGGCGATCGCGATGTCGGGCGGCACCACCACGTACGCGCTCGCCCAGCGCCTCCTCGCCGTCCCGGAGCTGACGGTGGTGACCAACTCCGTGCGGGTGGCGGACGTGTTCCATGTGGCGCAGCGCGGCGCTGGTCGTACCGGTTCGTCCACGGTGGTGCTCACCGGCGGGGTGCGTACGCCGTCGGACTCCCTGGTGGGCCCGGTGGCCGACCAGGCGATCGCGGCGCTCCACTTCGATGTGCTGTTCCTCGGGGTGCACGGGATATCGGCCGAGGCGGGGCTTTCGACCCCGAACCTCGCGGAGGCGGAGACGAACCGCCGGCTGGTGCGTTCCGCACGGCGGGTGGTCGTGGTCGCGGACCACACCAAGTGGGGCACGGTGGGCCTGAGTTCCTTCGCCTCACTGGACCAGGTGGACACTCTCGTCACGGACACCGGGCTGCCCGCCGAGGCGCGGGCGGAGGTGACCGAGCGGCTGCGGCGGCTGATAGTGGCGGGCGAGGACGCCGAGGGCGGTGCAGACATCCGCGAGGCGGCCCATTAG
- the ilvY gene encoding HTH-type transcriptional activator IlvY, whose amino-acid sequence MSDQYEELRVFLHLAGTLNFGRTSLECHVSAATLTRTVQRLESRVGHRLFDRGPRGVSLTTEGHRFREYATRALELWHTYRAGHQDPVELSGTLGVFATVTACQTLLPSLLAPFLAAHPRVRLDLRTGDAATALARLDEGEVEVAVAGVPQRVPDALVTRTVAVTDLVFVTARERPDPGVRGPFVLPRRGLVREAAQRWLRAHGRAPVIGAEPDGHEALLTLVALGCGTGVVPRLVLDHSAVRERLAVVAVERGPDPLTIGLCVRRPDLRRPLVAALWSLTA is encoded by the coding sequence GTGTCGGATCAGTACGAGGAGCTGCGGGTCTTCCTGCATCTGGCGGGGACGCTGAACTTCGGGCGGACGAGTCTGGAGTGCCATGTCAGTGCGGCGACCCTGACCCGGACCGTCCAGCGGCTGGAGTCCCGGGTGGGGCACCGGCTGTTCGACCGGGGTCCGCGCGGGGTGTCTTTGACGACGGAGGGCCATCGCTTCCGGGAGTACGCGACGCGGGCGCTGGAGCTGTGGCACACGTACCGGGCGGGGCATCAGGACCCGGTGGAGCTGAGCGGCACGCTCGGGGTGTTCGCGACGGTGACGGCCTGCCAGACGCTGCTGCCCTCGCTCCTCGCCCCCTTCCTGGCGGCGCATCCGCGCGTCCGTCTCGATCTGCGGACCGGGGACGCGGCGACCGCGCTGGCCCGGCTGGACGAGGGGGAGGTCGAGGTCGCGGTGGCCGGTGTGCCGCAACGGGTCCCGGACGCGCTGGTCACCCGGACCGTGGCGGTCACCGACCTGGTGTTCGTGACCGCGCGGGAGCGGCCGGACCCGGGGGTGCGGGGTCCGTTCGTGCTGCCGCGCCGGGGGCTGGTGCGGGAGGCCGCGCAGCGGTGGCTGCGTGCGCACGGGCGTGCGCCGGTGATCGGCGCCGAACCGGACGGCCATGAGGCGTTGCTGACCCTGGTCGCGCTGGGCTGCGGTACGGGGGTGGTGCCGCGGTTGGTGCTCGATCACAGCGCGGTGCGGGAGCGGTTGGCGGTCGTGGCGGTGGAGCGGGGGCCCGATCCGCTGACGATCGGGCTGTGCGTGCGGCGGCCTGATCTGCGCAGGCCGCTGGTCGCGGCGTTGTGGAGTCTCACGGCGTGA
- the cds1 gene encoding L-cysteine desulfhydrase Cds1 — MPTLDTDRTDPGYRDWLKEAVRKVQADANRSADTHLLRFPLPEAWGIDLYLKDESTHPTGSLKHRLARSLFLYGLCNGWIRPDRPVIEASSGSTAVSEAYFAKLIGVPFIAVMPRTTSAEKGRLIEFHGGRCHFVDDPRTMYEESAALAAATGGHYMDQFTYAERATDWRGNNNIAESIYRQLELERYPEPAWIVATAGTGGTSATLARYVHYMQYDTLICVADPENSCFYEGWTTGDPDVTTDRSSRIEGIGRPRMEPSFVPGAVDRMMKVPDAASVATVRALEDAIGRRAGGSTGTGLWSALKIVSEMVAAGRTGSVVTLLCDPGDRYLDKYYSDDWLAAQNLDITPYRTALDTLFRTGKWVGQDSVPPA; from the coding sequence ATGCCCACCCTCGACACCGACCGCACCGATCCCGGCTACCGGGACTGGCTCAAGGAAGCCGTACGGAAGGTGCAGGCCGACGCCAACCGGTCCGCCGACACCCATCTGCTCCGTTTCCCGCTCCCCGAGGCGTGGGGCATCGATCTCTACCTCAAGGACGAGTCGACGCACCCCACCGGCAGCCTCAAGCACCGGCTCGCCCGCTCGTTGTTCCTCTACGGCCTGTGCAACGGCTGGATCCGTCCGGACCGCCCGGTCATCGAGGCGTCCAGCGGCTCGACGGCCGTCTCGGAGGCGTACTTCGCCAAGCTGATCGGCGTCCCGTTCATCGCGGTGATGCCCCGTACGACGAGCGCCGAGAAGGGCCGACTGATCGAGTTCCACGGCGGCCGGTGCCACTTCGTGGACGACCCCCGCACGATGTACGAGGAGTCCGCGGCCCTCGCCGCCGCGACCGGCGGCCACTACATGGACCAGTTCACCTACGCCGAGCGGGCCACCGACTGGCGCGGCAACAACAACATCGCTGAGTCCATCTACCGTCAGCTGGAGCTGGAGCGCTATCCGGAACCGGCGTGGATCGTCGCCACGGCCGGTACCGGCGGCACCTCGGCGACCCTCGCCCGGTACGTCCACTACATGCAGTACGACACCCTGATCTGTGTCGCCGACCCCGAGAACTCCTGTTTCTACGAAGGCTGGACGACCGGTGACCCCGATGTCACCACCGACCGGAGTTCCCGTATCGAGGGCATCGGCCGCCCCCGGATGGAACCCAGCTTCGTACCGGGCGCCGTCGACCGGATGATGAAGGTGCCCGACGCGGCGTCGGTCGCCACGGTCCGCGCCCTGGAGGACGCCATAGGCCGCCGGGCGGGCGGCTCGACCGGGACCGGGCTGTGGAGCGCGCTGAAGATCGTCTCCGAGATGGTCGCGGCGGGCCGTACCGGCAGTGTCGTGACCCTGCTGTGCGACCCCGGCGACCGCTACCTCGACAAGTACTACTCCGACGACTGGCTGGCCGCCCAGAACCTCGACATCACCCCGTACCGGACGGCACTCGACACGTTGTTCCGCACGGGGAAGTGGGTGGGCCAGGACTCCGTCCCGCCTGCCTGA
- a CDS encoding ATP-binding protein, producing MTSEPSRHCTVELQALPSRIGQIRRIISAQLRYWHVDGLIDHAALGVTELLTNVHRHAQPDKTCTVDIELLLGRLTVSVRDRDPRLPDLNVADALATCGRGLAMVAAVSESWGARPFGDSGKVVWFTLPAAAPSPVVAVPGHAVYGSTTTGLDVLVAVAAVPGLVPVGPAADGPRPGQVPVGPAVVG from the coding sequence GTGACCAGCGAGCCAAGCAGGCACTGCACGGTGGAGCTGCAAGCCCTGCCGTCGCGGATCGGACAGATCCGCAGAATCATCTCCGCGCAACTGCGCTACTGGCATGTGGACGGCCTCATAGACCACGCGGCGCTCGGGGTGACCGAACTGCTGACGAACGTCCACCGGCACGCCCAGCCCGACAAGACCTGCACCGTCGACATCGAGCTGCTGCTCGGCCGGCTGACGGTGTCGGTGCGCGACCGTGATCCCCGGTTGCCCGACCTCAATGTCGCCGACGCCCTCGCCACCTGTGGCCGGGGCCTCGCGATGGTGGCCGCCGTCAGCGAGAGCTGGGGGGCCCGGCCGTTCGGGGACTCCGGCAAGGTGGTGTGGTTCACCCTTCCGGCCGCTGCCCCGTCGCCCGTGGTGGCCGTCCCCGGACACGCCGTCTACGGATCGACGACGACCGGGCTGGACGTCCTGGTGGCCGTCGCCGCCGTACCCGGGCTCGTGCCCGTCGGACCGGCGGCGGACGGGCCCCGGCCCGGCCAGGTCCCGGTGGGACCCGCGGTCGTCGGCTGA
- a CDS encoding response regulator, whose amino-acid sequence MPSDAKILIVADHEDTLYALESALSPLTHEVVCATSGDAALKEVLRGNIGLLLLDVRVPDVGGLEVVRYMRRVEQTQYIPIVLLTGFGPDAALSSAALRLGVADLIPKPVDPWALRTKVSYLFRTHQRLRAMECELRELRTRPPSRTLFGRGRAVGRTRGVDPRSPVPLELPLQPDSAPQGG is encoded by the coding sequence ATGCCGTCGGACGCCAAGATCCTCATCGTCGCCGACCATGAGGACACGCTCTACGCGCTGGAGAGCGCGCTGTCCCCGCTCACGCACGAGGTCGTCTGCGCCACGAGCGGTGACGCGGCACTGAAGGAAGTCCTGCGCGGGAACATCGGTCTGCTGCTGCTCGACGTACGGGTCCCGGACGTCGGCGGCCTGGAGGTCGTGCGCTATATGCGGCGGGTCGAACAGACCCAGTACATACCCATCGTCCTGCTCACCGGCTTCGGACCGGACGCGGCCCTCTCCTCGGCCGCGCTCCGGCTCGGGGTCGCGGACCTGATCCCCAAGCCCGTCGATCCCTGGGCCCTGCGCACCAAGGTGAGTTATCTGTTCCGCACCCATCAGCGGCTGCGGGCGATGGAATGCGAACTGCGCGAGCTGCGGACCAGACCCCCGTCCCGGACCCTGTTCGGCCGGGGACGGGCCGTCGGCCGCACCCGCGGGGTCGACCCGCGGAGCCCGGTCCCGCTGGAGCTGCCGCTCCAGCCCGACTCGGCACCGCAGGGCGGCTGA
- a CDS encoding ketol-acid reductoisomerase, with the protein MTSRNQNLPEPAVGNTFSSAVFPLETMDVPGGTETVLRGGRHLFPLLPTAFAGVRSIGVIGWGPQGRAQARNLRDSLAGTGIRVTVGLRPGSASAADARAHGFTEADGTLGDWLDVTAASDLVILLIADAALAAHHERVFAALKPGATIGLSHGFLLGHLRSLGGGFPAGHAVIAVCPKGMGDSARRLYEQGAEVNGAGINSSFAVHADPDGHAVDRALAWSVALGSPYTFRTTLGSEYLSDIVGERAILLGAVHGLVETLYQHHRIAGADPVTAYERSCESITGPLARIISRDGLRAVRDGLDPAGRDTFDRAYTAAYRPARDLVAEIYDEVADGTELRSVILAEARLTARPMTRIGGSPMWAAGAEVRARRAGRGTAVDPVTAGMFVATMTAQIDEFAERGHPWSEIVNESVIEAVDSLLPYMHARDIAHMVDNCSRTARLGARRWGPRFQAAYQQIALPAADAPADPALVAAFTAHPVHEALSAAAKLRPSVDIAVG; encoded by the coding sequence ATGACATCGAGGAACCAGAACCTTCCGGAACCGGCCGTCGGCAACACCTTCTCCTCCGCCGTCTTCCCGCTGGAGACCATGGACGTGCCAGGCGGCACCGAGACCGTCCTGCGCGGCGGACGCCATCTCTTCCCGCTGCTGCCGACGGCCTTCGCCGGGGTCCGCAGCATCGGCGTGATCGGCTGGGGGCCGCAGGGCCGCGCGCAGGCCCGCAATCTGCGGGACTCCCTCGCGGGCACCGGCATCCGCGTCACCGTCGGTCTGCGCCCCGGCTCGGCGTCCGCCGCCGACGCCCGCGCCCACGGCTTCACCGAGGCCGACGGCACCCTCGGCGACTGGCTCGACGTGACCGCGGCGAGCGACCTCGTCATCCTGCTCATCGCGGACGCCGCGCTCGCCGCCCACCACGAGCGGGTCTTCGCCGCGCTGAAGCCCGGCGCCACCATCGGACTCTCGCACGGCTTCCTGCTCGGACATCTGCGCTCCCTCGGCGGTGGCTTCCCCGCCGGGCACGCCGTCATCGCGGTGTGCCCCAAGGGCATGGGCGACTCGGCGCGCCGCCTCTACGAACAGGGCGCCGAGGTCAACGGCGCCGGGATCAACAGCAGCTTCGCCGTCCACGCCGACCCCGACGGGCACGCCGTCGACCGCGCGCTGGCCTGGTCCGTCGCGCTCGGCTCCCCGTACACCTTCCGGACCACCCTCGGCAGCGAGTACCTGTCCGACATCGTCGGCGAGCGCGCGATCCTCCTCGGCGCGGTCCACGGTCTGGTCGAGACCCTGTACCAGCACCACCGGATCGCGGGCGCCGACCCGGTGACCGCGTACGAGCGTTCCTGCGAGAGCATCACCGGACCGCTGGCCCGCATCATCTCCCGTGACGGGCTGCGGGCCGTCCGCGACGGACTCGACCCCGCCGGACGGGACACCTTCGACCGCGCGTACACCGCCGCCTACCGCCCGGCGCGCGATCTCGTCGCGGAGATCTACGACGAGGTCGCCGACGGCACCGAACTGCGCAGTGTGATCCTCGCGGAGGCCCGGCTCACCGCCCGTCCCATGACCCGGATCGGCGGTTCCCCGATGTGGGCGGCCGGAGCCGAGGTGCGGGCCCGCCGGGCCGGCCGGGGCACGGCCGTGGACCCCGTCACCGCCGGGATGTTCGTCGCGACGATGACCGCGCAGATCGACGAGTTCGCCGAACGCGGCCACCCCTGGTCGGAGATCGTCAACGAGTCCGTCATCGAGGCCGTGGACTCCCTGCTGCCGTACATGCACGCCCGCGACATCGCCCATATGGTCGACAACTGCTCCCGGACCGCGCGGCTCGGCGCCCGCCGCTGGGGCCCCCGCTTCCAGGCGGCGTACCAGCAGATCGCGCTCCCGGCGGCGGACGCTCCCGCGGACCCCGCGCTCGTCGCCGCCTTCACCGCGCACCCGGTGCACGAGGCGCTGAGCGCGGCGGCGAAGCTGCGGCCGTCGGTCGACATCGCGGTGGGCTGA